In Desulfoferula mesophila, the genomic window GCGTGATCCCCCTGGGGGCTGATGCGGGTGGCGGCCAGGGCCTCGTAGTGGTTGGGGGTAACCACCGTGGCCCCGGTGTAGAGCGGCATGTTGGCCACCTTGGGGTCCACGCTCACTACCAGCCTGCCCGAGGCGGCCTGCTGCTGCACGGTGTCCAATATGGCCCGGCTGATGACTCCCTTGGCATAGTCGCTAACAATGACCGCGTCGCACAGCGGCAGTTCCTTGGCCAAAAAGGCCTGCATGGCCTGCAAGGAATCGCCGGGGCATTCGCGGCGGCTCTCACGGTCCACCCGCACCATCTGCTGGCTGTGGGCCACCACCCGGGTCTTGACCGTGGTGGGGCGGTCTTGGCACACGATCAGCCCCTGGTTGGGTACCTCGAGCTGGTCCAAAAGCTCCAGAACCTGACGGCCGGCCCGGTCCTCGCCCACCAGGCCGCAGATGCCGGCCCGGCAGCCCAGGGCGATGAGGTTGTGCACCACGTTGGCCGCGCCGCCGAGCATGTAGGTTTCACTCTCCACCTCGACCACCGGCACCGGAGCCTCGGGGCTGATGCGCTCAACGTGGCCCCAGATGAACTCGTCGAGCATCACGTCGCCCAGTACCAGGATGCGCCTGCTGCTGAAACGCCGCACCGCTTGCTGGAGGCGCTCCAAATCAAAACTGTAGGTCATGAAACCTTATCCCCTGACTCCCGCCCTTGTCCCAGCCGCTCCAGGGAGGCCAGAACCTCCTCGACCTCTATGGGCTCTATGGGGCCGGTGGCCCCCAATATTTGGCTTTCCACCCCCCAGGGCCGCCAATTGTACAACGGCGTGCTGGACCACAATACCACTTGAGGCTTGTGCACTGCCGCCGCGAAATGCATGGGTCCGCCTTCGGGGGTGATAAAAACCCGCCCGGCGGCGATCATGGCGGCAAAGTCCTTGAGGCTGGGCGAACAAAACACCGGGGGCTTGGGTTCCAACCCCTGGAGTATGCTTTCGATCCAGGCCTCGTGCCCGGGCGCGTGGGTGATCACCACCCCCCCGGGGCGCCGCGCCAGTTCCTGGGCCAGGCGGCGATACTTGGCGTCGGGCCAGGTGCATTCCGGGCGGTAGGCCCAGCGGGTGATGTTGAGCACCACCGGCGGCCGCTCCGGGTCCAAGCCGTAAGTGGCGAACAATTCCGCTACTTTGGCTCTGGAATCCTCGGGTACTTTGAGATACAGCTTGCCGGGGGGGCTGTCAAGGCAGATGTGGCGCAAAAGGGACATGCAGCGCAGCACTTCGTGGTCTTTGCGGGCGGGCCAGGGTGCTGGAAGATTGTAATAAAAACCCCAGCGTCTTTTCTTGCCCCTGGCTTCGGGCCCCAGACGCCAGCGAGCCCCGGAAGCGTAGGTAAGCCAAGCCTGAGAATTGGAAAAACTGTCGCGGAAAGCCACGGCCAGGTCGAAACGCCTCCGGCGCACCTGGGCCAGCGTGGCGGCCATGCGCCTATAGGACTCCACCTTGGAGTAGTGGCGATGCTTGGCCTTGGGATAGACGAAAAGCTCGTCCAGGGCCGGGTGCCCCTCTATGGCCGTCTGGCTGAGGGTGCACACCAGGGCGGCCAAATGGGCCCGGGGAAAGGCATCGCGCAGGGCCTGGATGGCCGGGGTGGTGCACAACACGTCGCCGATGTTGTCGTTGCGCACCACCAAGATGCTCTTTACCCGCTCGGGGTCTAAGGCACCGGGCCGGTCGCGCAGCGTCCCCAGCACCAGGGGATTGATTATAAAAGGTAACCAGGACAAAGAACGCCTCAGGCCGAAAGCCCCAACATTTCCAGGCTGGTTTCTATGACCATGTCTTCGTGGAGTTGTTCCATGCACACAGGATCGAGACAACCCTTGTCCGCGCAGGGATCGCAGGTGGCCGGCACCTTGAGCACCCGGTCCCGCGGGCCCCGGGGGCCCACCTTGGCCGGATCGGTGGGGCCGAAAAGGCCCAGCACCGGGGTCTGTACCGCCTGTCCCAGGTGCAAGGGCCCGGTGTCGTTGCTTATCACCAGGTCCAGGCGGCTGAGCACCGCGCCCAACAGGCGCAGGCTAAGGTTGTAGCCCTTGTGAAACTCGCGGCCCGCGGCCTCCTCGGCCCGGCGGGCCAGGTCGCGCTCCGAGCTGTCGCCGATGTGGATCACCTCCACGCCCCGGGAGCATAACGCCTCGGCCACCCTGCCGAAACGCTCCGCTTGCCAGCGGCGGTATTGGGCCGAGGCCCCCAGGACCAAACCTACCCGCAGACGATCCGGCCGCATGCCCTGCTGGCGCAACCAGCCTTCGGCGTACTCGCCTTCCTCGGGACGCAAAAACATGCGCATGTAGCGGTCTTGGGTTTGAATCTCGGCCCCGACCCACTGGGCCAGGCGCAGGCGCTCGTCCACCGCGTGCACCTTGGGGTTGCGGGGCAAGGCCTCCAGGCGCAGTTCGGGGTTCCGCCAGCCCTGGATATTCACCGCAGTCTCATAACGCAGGCGGGGCATGAGCTTTACCAGGTCGTCGTTGGCGTGGAGCACCACCAGGCTCTGGTAGCGCCGCCCGGCCAGGGCCGCGGCCAGGTAGGCGCGGCTGAAGGCGTTGTTGCGGTAGGGATATAAGCTCCTAATATAAGGATTCTCCTGCAACAACGGGCGGCGTTTCTGGTGAACCAGGACGTCCACGTCAAAGCAGCGGCCCAAGGCGATCAGGGCAGGGCTGCAAAACATGGTGTCGCCGATGGCCGTGGTGCAGGCCGCCAAAACCTGGGGTCGGCTCATTACAGAATCCCAACTTCCGGTATACCCCTGTGAAACCCCTTGGGTGGAAACGTCCCTCCCAAGGCCCAACAAGGCTAAAATATAGCACAGCTTAGCTTTTTGGCTAGGCCCGGCGCAAGGCGGCAGGCAAGGGAAATGCCCAATGAGAGGTCATGGGCCGCCTAGGCGGCGCTGTCTTCCAGGGTGGCCATGGTCTCACCGAGCCACTGCTGCTGGCTGGGCACCTGGTGGGCGAATCCCTTGGGTAGGGCCAAGGCCTTCTCGCAGGCCGCGGCCAATTCCTCCACCTGCCCGGCCGCCGAAACCACCGCCCCGCTGATCCCCTCTTCCACCAACTCCGAGGCCCCGGCCGCGGCGGTGGTCACCACCGGGGTGCCCGCGTACAGCGCCTCCAGGCAGGCGATGGAACAGGGGTCGTATATGGTGGGCAACACCAGGGCGTCGGCCGCGGCCAGCAGGGGCGCCACCTTGGTTTGCAGACCCAAGAAACGCACCCGCCGGGCCACGCCCAGCGATTTGGCCTTGCCTTGCCAGGGCCGAATCCCATCCCGGCCGGCCACCAGCAGACGCGCCTGGGGCAGACGGGCCAGGGCGGCCAGGGCAAAGGCCAGTCCCTTGCGCTCCCAGCCCGAGCCCAGGAACAAGAGCACCGGCCGGTCCTTCCCCAGTCCCAGCTCTTCGCGCTTGGCGCGCCGGGTGCGGACCTCGCGGGCCGGGGCCAGGTCCGCCTCGTCCACCGCGTTGTAGATGACCTTGATCTTGTCCGGCGGCACCTGGTAATAGCGCTGCAGTTCCTCGGCCACCATGCGGCTGATGGCGATCACCCAGCGCAGCTCCGGCGCGTTCAGGGTGCGCCGCTCCAGCTCCAGCAGGGCGCGGTGCTTGGGGTTGAGGCCCAGGTTCAGGCGCTTGAGGCGGCCCTCGTAGGGGGCGCGGCGCTCCAACCAGGCGGCGTGCACCCCGTCCCCGGCCCGAAAAACCGGGCAGCCGGGCACCCGCTCCATGCTCAGATAGGAATCCAGGGCCAACCCCTTGGCCTCGGCCAGGGCGGCGGCGGCCCAGGCGGTGGGCTTGGCCGGGGCTATCTGGTGCAGGCTTACCCCCGAGGGCGCCTGGCCCTGCCAAGCCGAGGTCATCACGTGCACCCCGTGGCCCCGCTGGGCCAAGCCACGGGTCAACAGGCCCAGCACCCGCTCGGCCCCGCCGGTGAAGTCGTATTTGTAGCGCATCAGACCCAGACGCATGGCTTACCCGGTCCTTTGCAGCAAACGATCCGTGGCCTCGATCACCCGCCCGGCGGGCAGTTCCACCAGGCAACGGCTGACCTTGGAGTCCTGACACCCGGCCCGGCCGCAGGGATGCTCCCGGCAATCGCCCACCACCACTTCGCTGGGCACCTGCCAGGGACCCCACATTTGCTCGCCCGAGGGGCCGAAGATGGTGAGCACCGGCACCCCCAGGGCGGCGGCCATGTGCATGGGCGCGCTGTCCACCCCCACGAAGAGTCGGGCGTTGGCGATGAGCCCGCCCAGGCTGTCCAGGTCCAACTGGCCGCTCAGATCCAGGGCCACCGCGCCGGGCGCGGCCAGGGCCTTGATGCGCGCCACCATCTCCCGCTCCTTGGCGTCCGGCCCGGAGGTCAGCACCACCCGGTGCCCCAATTCGGCCAGGTGATCGAGCAGCGCGGCGTTGCCCTCCGGGGTCCAGGTCTTGAACATCCAGCGGGAGGTGGGATGGACCACCACGTAGCCCCCCGGTTCCAGCCCGGCCTGGCCCAACAGGCGCGCGGCCTCGGCCCGTCCCCGGGGGCCCGGCTCCAGTTTGAGCGCGGTGTCGCCGGGCTCCAGTCCCAGAGCCCGTACTTGTCCCAGGAAAGCCTCCACCATGTGGTGCTCATCGTCCCAGCGGGGGGCCAAAACGTGGAAGGCCCGGCCGCGCATCCGGGGCGTCTTGGGCCGGAAACCCACCCGCAGGCGGGCCCCCGAGGCCCAGGAGAGAAAGGCTCCCCGGTCGCCCTCGGCCAGTTCCAGAGAAAGGTCGTAGTTAGCCCCGCGCAGGCGGCTGAGAAAGCCCAGATGCCAGGCCGCCGCGGCCAGGGGCCCCGCGTGGTTGCGCTTGAGCGTCAGCACCTGGTTGATCTGGGGATTGTGGGCCACCATGGCCTCGGTGCCGGGGTTGACCACCAGGTCCACGGCCAGGTCGGGCCAGCGCTCCTTGAGGGCCGTCACCACCGGAGTGGTCACCAGCACGTCGCCGATGTGCCCCAGCTTGATCAACAGGGCGCGGCGGGGATTGCTGGGCAAGGCCTTGGGCAAGCTCACGCCTCCAGAGGCTGGGCCTCTTCCGGCAGCATGATGGGGATGTCGTCTTGCACCGGGTAGCGCAGGCGGCACTGGTCGCAGACCAGCCAGGCCCCGTCGTCGCTCAGGCTCACCGGTTGCTTGCACTGGGGACAGGCCAGAATCTCCAACAGGTCGGGGCTCAGGGCCATGCTCACACCTCCTGCAGCAACTTGAGATTTTCGCGCACCCAGCGGGCCTCGGCCTCCAGGCCCTGGGCCAGGCCCACCTGGGGCACGTAGCCCAACAGCTCGCGGGCCTTGGAGCAGTCGGCCTCGGTGTCGCGCACGTCGCCCTTGGCCACCTCCAGGCGATCCACCCGGGCCCTCTGGCCGGTGATCTCCTCCAGCATGGCGATGACCTGGTTCACGCTCACGCGCGAGCCGCCGCCCACGTTGAACACCTGGCCCGCGGCCTCCGGGGCGCTCAGGGCCGCGATGGTGGCGGCCACGATGTCGTCCACAAAGGTGAAGTCCCGCGACTGCTCGCCGTCGCCGAACAGACGGATGGTGCCGCCCTCCAGCTGGGCCCGGATAAAACGGTGGAAGGCCATGTCCGGCCGCTGGCGAGGGCCATAGACCGTGAAGTAGCGCAGGCTCACCGTGTCCAGGCCGAAGTTGCGGTGGTACAGGCCGCAGAGGTGCTCGGCGGCCAGTTTGGTCACCCCGTAGGGCGATACCGGCCAGCAGGCGCTGGTCTCGCGCATGGGCAGGTCGCTGGTGTCGCCGTACACGCTGGAGGACCCGGCGTAGACCAGGCGTCCCAGTCCCAGCTCCTTGCCCGCTTCCAGCAGCCGCTGAGTGGTGAGGATGTTGTTGTGGGTGTAGACGGCGAAGTTGGCCCCCCAGGAACGGCGCACCCCGGCCTGGGCCGCCAGGTGCACCACCCCGTCGATGCCCCGCAACAGCTCGGCGGGCGGCACGGCCATGATGTCGGCCTCGATCAATTCGAAATCTTCACTGCCGCGCAAAGCCCCCAGGTTGGCCTCCTTGAGGGGCCGAGGGTAGTAGTCGGTGAAGCTGTCGATGCCCCGCACCCGGTGGCCCAGTTCCAGCAACCGCTCGGAGAGGCGCGAGCCGATAAAGCCCGCCGCGCCGGTGACCAAAATGTTCATGCCTGTATCATCTCCCGGAAACCAACCGCAGGGCAGCCTGCGCCGCCTGGTCGGGGCTTATCTGAATCATGCATTGCGCGTCGCCGCAAAAACGCTCGAAACACGGGCTGCAATCCAAACCGGCCCTAAGTATCTCGTGTCCCGCGCCACTGGGGCCGGTGCGCCAGGGAGCGGTGGGCCCGAACAGGGCCGCCACCTTGGTGCCCAAGGCCGCGGCCAGGTGCATCACCCCGGTGTCGGTGCACACCACCGCGTCGGCCAGGGTGAGCAGCGCGGCCAATTCCTTAAGGCCGGTGCGGCCGGTGAGGTCCAACAGCCCCTCGCCCAACTCGCTGTGCCGCGCGATGAGCCGCCCGATGTTCCGGTCGTCGCGCGAGCCGCTGACCACTAGGCGCACCCCTTGGGCGCCCAAGAGCTTGGCCAACTCCACCCAAGAGGCCAGGGGCCACAGCTTGGAGTCCCACTTGGCCATGGGGTGCAAAATCACCATAGGCCGCCCGTCGTCCGGCCAGGGCAACAGGGAGCGGGCCGCGGCCAACTCTTCGGGCCGCGGACTCAGGCCAAACTCTATTTTAGCAGGACGCTCCAGGCCCAGGGGCTCCAGCATGTCCAGGTAGCGCTCCAGGGCCGGGCGGTCGGGGTCAAAGGGGGCCAGCTTGTGGTTGTAGGCCAGGGCGGCCAAGGGCTCCTTGCCCCCCCGCCAGCCGATCTTGCGCTCCCCGCGGCTCAGGGCAACACAGATAGCACTTTTCATGAGCCCCTGCAAGTCGAGCACCGCGTCGTAGCGCACCGAGCGCAGCGCCCGGCCAAAGCCGGTGAGGGGCGACAAGGGCAGGCCTTGGGCCTCGGACATCTCGTGGCGGGGGCTCACCAGCACCCGATCCAGGGCCGGGTGGTCTTGCAGGAGCCCGGCCGAGGGCCGCTCCACCAGCCAGTCGATCTGGGCCTCGGGCAACTGGCGGCGGATGGCCATGGCCACCGGCAGGCTCTGCACCACGTCGCCCAGGGCCGACAGTTTGACGATCAGCACCTTCATCAGCGCCCCACCCCTTGAGCCAAGCGGGCCAAAATCCAGCGGGCGGCGGCGTCCAGGCCCGGCAGGGTCGCGGCCGGCTCCTCGGCCGGGGAGGCCACCGGGTCCAGGGGCATGCCGCTGGTCACCAGCAGGCTGGTCAGCCCGGCCCGGTTGCCGCAGGCCACGTCGATGCGCTTGTCGCCCACCATGAAGGAGCCTTCCAAGCTGAGGCTCATCTCTCGGGCCGCCCGCTCCAGCATGCCGATGCCCGGCTTGCGGCAATCGCAGACCATGGCGTAGGGCTCCACCACCCCCTCGGGATGGTGCGGGCAGTAGTAAAAGGCGTCCAGCGCGGCCCCGGCCTCCTCGCGCAATTGGCGCTCCACCTCGGCCTGCACGGCCAGCATCTGCTCCAGGCCGAAGCGGCCCCTGGCTATGCCCGACTGGTTGCTCACCGCCACCACGGCCAGGCCCGCCTCACGCATGCCGGCTATGGCCCGGGCCGCGCCGGGCAGCAGGCGCACCTGGGCGGGGTCGGAGATGTAGCCCACCTCAACGTTGATGGTGCCGTCGCGATCCAAAAACACCGCCCGCCGCATCAGGCCCCCTCCCCCGCCTGGGCCAACAGGCCGCGCGCGGCCAGAGCTACCTCTTCAGGGCTTATGGCCGTGAAGCACTTCAAATCGCCGCTGGGGCATTGGGGCTTGAGGCACGGGCTGCAATCCACCGGCGAACGCAGCAAGGCGGTGCGGGGCCCCAAGGGGCCGGTGGTCACCGGGTCGGTGGAGCCGAACACCGCCACCGTGGGCCTGCCCAGGGCGGCGGCGGCGTGCATCAGGCCGCTGTCGTTGGTGATGAACAGGGTGCAGCGCTCCACCAGGGCCAGGGCCTGCCCCAGTCGGGTGGCCCCGGCCAGGTTGCGCGCCTCCATGCCCGCCAATCCCTGGGCCACGGCCTCGCAGGCAGCGCTTTCCCCCTGGCTGCCGAACAACAACACCGCGTCGGCCGCATCGGCCAAGTCGCGGGCCGTGGCAGCGAAGCGCTCGGCGGGCCACTGCTTGGCCGGGCCAAAGGCCGCGCCAGGGGCCAGGCCCAGAAGCCGGGCTCCTTCCAGGCCCTCGCGCCGCAGATACTCGTTCGCCCATTCCCGGTCCGGGGCCGCCAAAATCAGCTCGGGCCGCACCCCCTCCGGGGGCGGGCTCGCGGGCAAAAGCCCGGCCTGGTCCAGGATGGCCAGGTAGTAACTGGTCTCGTGCACCCGGCGCAGTTCCGGGGTGAGCGTGGCCCGGTGGGTCAGCAGCAAGCCCCGGCCGTCGCGGCTATAGCCCAGACGCACCGGGATGCGGACCAGCCAGGCGATTGCCGCCGCCTCGAAGGCGTTCTGCAACAGCACCGCCCAGTCGTAGCCGCGCGCCCTTAGCTGCCGGGCCAGGGCCAGCATGCCCCCCGCTCCGGCGTGCTCTCCCGCCTTGTCATAGGCCAGCACCCGGCTCACCCCTGGCTGGGCGCCGTACACCGCCGCGGCCCAGGGCCGGGCCAAGACCTCGATCGCGGCCTGGGGGCAGGCGGCGTGCAGGGCGGCCAGGGCGGGCAGGGTCATCACCGCGTCGCCCACCCAGTTGGTGGCCCGCAGCAGAATGCGCCGGGGCGCGGCCGGGTCCAAGCACCGCATCAGCGCTTCTCCCGGGGCCAGGGCTGGAAGGGCTTGGTCTTCCAACGCTGGTGCAGCCAGAACCACTGCTCGGGTTTTTGGCGGATGATGTCCTCCAGCACCTTGGTGTAGTTCTGGGTGTTCTGCCAGATGTCCATGGTCTTGTCGCCGGTCTTGACCAGGGGAATTTCCGGGGAGAAGTACACGTCGAACTTGCCGTCGTCGGCCCGCCAGTTGTAGTGAGCGATGACCGGGGCCTCGGTGGAGCGGGCCAAGAGGGCCAGTCCCTTGTTGGTGCAGGCCGGGCGCCCGAAAAAATCCACCCACTCGCCGTCGTACCAATCCACGTTCTGGTCCAACAAGAGGCCCAGCATGCGGTTCTGTTTGAGCCCCTTGAGCAGGACCCGGGCCGAGCGGTTCTTGGGCACCACCACGCTGTCCGAGCCCTTGGTGCGCCAGGAGTTGACCAGACGATCGGCCGGCGGCCAGTCTATGGGCCGGGCCACCACCAGGGCCCCGAATCCCAGGCTAAAAGATCCGGCGATGTTGCCCCACTCCCAGTTGCCGAAATGGCCGGTCAACAGGATGAGCCCCTTGCCCTTGGCCATGGCGTTGTGCACGTTGTCCAGGCCGTGGCAGCGGGCCTGGGCCGTAATCTCCTCGGGGCTCAAACGCACCAGGCGGGGAATCTCCGTGGCCACCTGGGCGATATGTTCAAAGACCTTGCGCGCGGTGGCCTCCACCCAGGCGGCGTCTTTTTCCGGGAAAGAGGCGCTTAGGTTGGCCAGCACGATTTCGCGGTGACGCCGGTCCAGGCGCATGGCCATGCGGCCCAGGCCCCGGCCCACCGCCCGGCTGAGGCCCAGGGGCGGCAGGGACAGGGCCCACACCCCGGCGCGCAACGCCCGTTCGGCCAAACTCATCGCGCCCCCTCCCAACCGGCCAGGACCGTGGCCAACAGGCGCGGCAAGACTTGGGGACCGTCCATAAACTCCAGGCCCAGGCGGGTGCTCCACACCGGGACATCTTCCGGCAGATCCCGGGGCAGGCGCACCGCGTCCTTGCCCGAGCACACCAGGGACCGGGCCGATAGGGTCTGGGCCCGGGCCCACAGCCCGGTGAGTTCTTCCGAGGTGAAGTGGTGGTGGTCGCCAAAGGTCTCCAGGCCCAGCACGGTGAGCCCGGCCTTGCGCAGGCTGTCCCGGAAGCTCTCAGGCCGGGCCAGGCCGCAAAAGGCGTAAACCGGCTCCCCTTGCCAGTCGCTCTCATCCAAGGCGCGGCCCTGCCGGGCCAACTCCAGGCCCTCCAGACGATAGCGGCAAGCCAGGATTGGCTTGTCGCCCACCAACCTGGCCAGCGATTCCCTGGCCCGCCGGGCCTGCAGCGCATCGCGAACCCTGGTCAGCACCACCGCCTGGGCCCGCTCCAGGGCCCCCGGCCCCTCGCGCAAACGGCCGCGCGGCAACAGGCGCTCCCCGTCCAGGGGATCGGACGCGTCCAGGGCCACCAGGTTCAGGTCGCGGTACAGGGCGCGGTGCTGCAGCAGGTCGTCGCCCACCAACACCCGCGTCCCGCAATGTTGCAAGAGCAGTTGTCCCGCCTGGAAACGCGAGGCCCCCACCGCCACGGGAACCCCCAGGCGGCGGGCCAAAAGCAAAGGCTCGTCGCCGGTCTGATCCACCTCGGCCAGCACCCGCTGGCCATCGCTGACCA contains:
- a CDS encoding D-glycero-alpha-D-manno-heptose-1,7-bisphosphate 7-phosphatase, whose product is MRRAVFLDRDGTINVEVGYISDPAQVRLLPGAARAIAGMREAGLAVVAVSNQSGIARGRFGLEQMLAVQAEVERQLREEAGAALDAFYYCPHHPEGVVEPYAMVCDCRKPGIGMLERAAREMSLSLEGSFMVGDKRIDVACGNRAGLTSLLVTSGMPLDPVASPAEEPAATLPGLDAAARWILARLAQGVGR
- a CDS encoding glycosyltransferase family 9 protein, with translation MSRPQVLAACTTAIGDTMFCSPALIALGRCFDVDVLVHQKRRPLLQENPYIRSLYPYRNNAFSRAYLAAALAGRRYQSLVVLHANDDLVKLMPRLRYETAVNIQGWRNPELRLEALPRNPKVHAVDERLRLAQWVGAEIQTQDRYMRMFLRPEEGEYAEGWLRQQGMRPDRLRVGLVLGASAQYRRWQAERFGRVAEALCSRGVEVIHIGDSSERDLARRAEEAAGREFHKGYNLSLRLLGAVLSRLDLVISNDTGPLHLGQAVQTPVLGLFGPTDPAKVGPRGPRDRVLKVPATCDPCADKGCLDPVCMEQLHEDMVIETSLEMLGLSA
- a CDS encoding Trm112 family protein; translation: MALSPDLLEILACPQCKQPVSLSDDGAWLVCDQCRLRYPVQDDIPIMLPEEAQPLEA
- the rfaQ gene encoding putative lipopolysaccharide heptosyltransferase III translates to MSLPKALPSNPRRALLIKLGHIGDVLVTTPVVTALKERWPDLAVDLVVNPGTEAMVAHNPQINQVLTLKRNHAGPLAAAAWHLGFLSRLRGANYDLSLELAEGDRGAFLSWASGARLRVGFRPKTPRMRGRAFHVLAPRWDDEHHMVEAFLGQVRALGLEPGDTALKLEPGPRGRAEAARLLGQAGLEPGGYVVVHPTSRWMFKTWTPEGNAALLDHLAELGHRVVLTSGPDAKEREMVARIKALAAPGAVALDLSGQLDLDSLGGLIANARLFVGVDSAPMHMAAALGVPVLTIFGPSGEQMWGPWQVPSEVVVGDCREHPCGRAGCQDSKVSRCLVELPAGRVIEATDRLLQRTG
- the waaF gene encoding lipopolysaccharide heptosyltransferase II; the encoded protein is MRCLDPAAPRRILLRATNWVGDAVMTLPALAALHAACPQAAIEVLARPWAAAVYGAQPGVSRVLAYDKAGEHAGAGGMLALARQLRARGYDWAVLLQNAFEAAAIAWLVRIPVRLGYSRDGRGLLLTHRATLTPELRRVHETSYYLAILDQAGLLPASPPPEGVRPELILAAPDREWANEYLRREGLEGARLLGLAPGAAFGPAKQWPAERFAATARDLADAADAVLLFGSQGESAACEAVAQGLAGMEARNLAGATRLGQALALVERCTLFITNDSGLMHAAAALGRPTVAVFGSTDPVTTGPLGPRTALLRSPVDCSPCLKPQCPSGDLKCFTAISPEEVALAARGLLAQAGEGA
- the waaC gene encoding lipopolysaccharide heptosyltransferase I; translated protein: MKVLIVKLSALGDVVQSLPVAMAIRRQLPEAQIDWLVERPSAGLLQDHPALDRVLVSPRHEMSEAQGLPLSPLTGFGRALRSVRYDAVLDLQGLMKSAICVALSRGERKIGWRGGKEPLAALAYNHKLAPFDPDRPALERYLDMLEPLGLERPAKIEFGLSPRPEELAAARSLLPWPDDGRPMVILHPMAKWDSKLWPLASWVELAKLLGAQGVRLVVSGSRDDRNIGRLIARHSELGEGLLDLTGRTGLKELAALLTLADAVVCTDTGVMHLAAALGTKVAALFGPTAPWRTGPSGAGHEILRAGLDCSPCFERFCGDAQCMIQISPDQAAQAALRLVSGR
- a CDS encoding glycosyltransferase family 4 protein, giving the protein MRLGLMRYKYDFTGGAERVLGLLTRGLAQRGHGVHVMTSAWQGQAPSGVSLHQIAPAKPTAWAAAALAEAKGLALDSYLSMERVPGCPVFRAGDGVHAAWLERRAPYEGRLKRLNLGLNPKHRALLELERRTLNAPELRWVIAISRMVAEELQRYYQVPPDKIKVIYNAVDEADLAPAREVRTRRAKREELGLGKDRPVLLFLGSGWERKGLAFALAALARLPQARLLVAGRDGIRPWQGKAKSLGVARRVRFLGLQTKVAPLLAAADALVLPTIYDPCSIACLEALYAGTPVVTTAAAGASELVEEGISGAVVSAAGQVEELAAACEKALALPKGFAHQVPSQQQWLGETMATLEDSAA
- the lpxK gene encoding tetraacyldisaccharide 4'-kinase, yielding MASRAEALWRRVLGDEPGPRWLGALRAAATAGSWLYGAGVWLNNAAFDLKIKPSRRLPVPVIGVGNLAVGGTGKTPLTMAVVRALEDMGLPAGVISRGYGRQGTEPLLVSDGQRVLAEVDQTGDEPLLLARRLGVPVAVGASRFQAGQLLLQHCGTRVLVGDDLLQHRALYRDLNLVALDASDPLDGERLLPRGRLREGPGALERAQAVVLTRVRDALQARRARESLARLVGDKPILACRYRLEGLELARQGRALDESDWQGEPVYAFCGLARPESFRDSLRKAGLTVLGLETFGDHHHFTSEELTGLWARAQTLSARSLVCSGKDAVRLPRDLPEDVPVWSTRLGLEFMDGPQVLPRLLATVLAGWEGAR
- a CDS encoding glycosyltransferase family 9 protein yields the protein MSWLPFIINPLVLGTLRDRPGALDPERVKSILVVRNDNIGDVLCTTPAIQALRDAFPRAHLAALVCTLSQTAIEGHPALDELFVYPKAKHRHYSKVESYRRMAATLAQVRRRRFDLAVAFRDSFSNSQAWLTYASGARWRLGPEARGKKRRWGFYYNLPAPWPARKDHEVLRCMSLLRHICLDSPPGKLYLKVPEDSRAKVAELFATYGLDPERPPVVLNITRWAYRPECTWPDAKYRRLAQELARRPGGVVITHAPGHEAWIESILQGLEPKPPVFCSPSLKDFAAMIAAGRVFITPEGGPMHFAAAVHKPQVVLWSSTPLYNWRPWGVESQILGATGPIEPIEVEEVLASLERLGQGRESGDKVS
- the rfaE1 gene encoding D-glycero-beta-D-manno-heptose-7-phosphate kinase — encoded protein: MTYSFDLERLQQAVRRFSSRRILVLGDVMLDEFIWGHVERISPEAPVPVVEVESETYMLGGAANVVHNLIALGCRAGICGLVGEDRAGRQVLELLDQLEVPNQGLIVCQDRPTTVKTRVVAHSQQMVRVDRESRRECPGDSLQAMQAFLAKELPLCDAVIVSDYAKGVISRAILDTVQQQAASGRLVVSVDPKVANMPLYTGATVVTPNHYEALAATRISPQGDHAVERAGRMLLENLQAGAILITQGERGMTLVTPEGMDHVPTMAKQVFDVTGAGDTVISTLTLGLVSGLSLPEAAVMANVAAGVVVGEVGTSAVTAGRLSKALEQDLAFLTRRNN
- a CDS encoding NAD-dependent epimerase/dehydratase family protein; this translates as MNILVTGAAGFIGSRLSERLLELGHRVRGIDSFTDYYPRPLKEANLGALRGSEDFELIEADIMAVPPAELLRGIDGVVHLAAQAGVRRSWGANFAVYTHNNILTTQRLLEAGKELGLGRLVYAGSSSVYGDTSDLPMRETSACWPVSPYGVTKLAAEHLCGLYHRNFGLDTVSLRYFTVYGPRQRPDMAFHRFIRAQLEGGTIRLFGDGEQSRDFTFVDDIVAATIAALSAPEAAGQVFNVGGGSRVSVNQVIAMLEEITGQRARVDRLEVAKGDVRDTEADCSKARELLGYVPQVGLAQGLEAEARWVRENLKLLQEV
- a CDS encoding lysophospholipid acyltransferase family protein, with product MSLAERALRAGVWALSLPPLGLSRAVGRGLGRMAMRLDRRHREIVLANLSASFPEKDAAWVEATARKVFEHIAQVATEIPRLVRLSPEEITAQARCHGLDNVHNAMAKGKGLILLTGHFGNWEWGNIAGSFSLGFGALVVARPIDWPPADRLVNSWRTKGSDSVVVPKNRSARVLLKGLKQNRMLGLLLDQNVDWYDGEWVDFFGRPACTNKGLALLARSTEAPVIAHYNWRADDGKFDVYFSPEIPLVKTGDKTMDIWQNTQNYTKVLEDIIRQKPEQWFWLHQRWKTKPFQPWPREKR